TAGGtatattaagaaaaaagaggagtttgaatttttgtttgtttgaATGGAATAAGAAAAAGTGTATGATAagaatttttaaatatatggatatatatttatatatatataataatgatgagcaaatattatatcaagaaaaaatggatgctatatttccattttatattgataaaaatatatgtaaaaatatacatgaACAGGTATTCGATAAATTATTTGGAATGTCTGATAAATTGATGAGTCATCTTTTGGAATCCATgtataagaaaaataacAAGATTAATGAATGTGTGAATACTCAAGGggtattaaaaaaatatattaattatgaTGACCATTTGAATTTTCTAAAAgagataataaataaaacggatatattcaatttaagaattgatgataataatataaaagatgataataatataaaagatgataataatataaaagatgataataatataaaaaatgataataataataataataataatataaatgatgatgataataattatgatgataaccatgaatttcatttttttaataaatcctcaaaaaataaaagtaatatgaacaaaagACAGCATGATAAAAACAACACACAATCGGATTCTTCTTCTTGTTATAAGGGAACCAACAATTTTAGTAATATGTCCTATTCAAAAGAAACCTTATATCCACatgatataattaaaaGTAAAAGATTGTTCAATGAGaagtttttattttatcatacAGATTCTTGTAACAGTGACTTCTGTACACAAACCGATGACGAAAGTGACAGTATTATGAATAAAcatgaaattaaaaaaataaaaaaaatgaaaaatataataaaaattaaactACCAACAAATGTTGggaaagaagaaataataaaagaagcGAATTACGATGGATTTGAAAATtatgaacaatataaaaattatgaaataaatcaaaaaactcaaaatgatatattacGTTTTGAAATGTATCAACAATTAGCCCagttaaaaataaataggaagaaaaaaaaagaaaagaaaagaaaaaaagaagaatattataaattatttatttcgcattataatataaactCATCCACTTCTAACAATTTACAATTAGTAAATCAAAAAACagaacataataataataataataataataataataataataacgtcataataaattatgGTGTGTATTCCAAAGCTAGTTTGTTCttttatgaaaatttatttatttatttaaaagaattaaataaaaaaaaaaaaatagaaaatatttatcaaTGGGAAAGATAccatattttaattttattgtatttatttaaattaaatagATATATAGAATCTTTTTCGTCTAACAAAATTAAAGGgattcattttttttttattttaaatagtaaggttttaaaagaattaggaataaacaataaagaacacatattttttcttatgaatataattaatacGTTTAATAGTATTcataatatgtatttacAAGTATTAAATCAAGAGAAGCTTATACACAATGATTACAAGTCTTCATGTGTATACCAttctataaataaaaaggaagtttttataataaaaaaatgtgatAAGAGTATACCCccaaatttttttttatgttattataaaaattcgCGTGTATATTTGAAAGGATTTACAcataaaaaggaaaaatatatatataaacaaaatgaagaaaatgaacaggataaacaaaatgaacaggataaacaaaatgagcaggatatacaaaatgtacaggatatacaaaatgtacaggatatacaaaatgtacaagatatacaaaatgaacaggataaaaaaaatgtacaggatatacaaaatgaacaggatatacaaaatgaacaggatatacaaaatgaacaggatatacaaaatgtacaggataaacaaaatgtacaaaaaaaattactaaatataaatgttacATGGGAAAAGGgtattgaaaaaaaagttgATGAGAATGTGCAAccaacatatataaatgatgaatGTAAAAATGAGGTACCTGATGATAATAcagatataaatatttgtatacatgtacaaaataacaatgattataataaccttaattataataaaaataatagtaCAGACTCAAAAAAGATTTTACCAAGTTTTAAAAACAATCTACTCAATGCTGCTAAAaagttattatataatgaatcAATAAATGAAACATTGTTTAATAATCTGaaaagtataaaaaataatttccTCAAGTTAGAAGAGGAACaagatgaatataaatCTGATGAACAAACCTTAGGAAACTTTGAAAATATGACAAATAAGTCTTTATCATATCaagacaaaaaaaaaaagataattgaacagaataaaatatattctcCAGAAGATAACACAAAGACAgaaattaattataaaaatgattgtgtgattaataatgtaaaggaatataaaaaaatgaataagaagaaaggtgaaaaaaaaaaacatatatataataatcctatcaaatataaaaagacatataataataaaacatataataataaaacatataataataaaacatataataataaaacatacaataataaaacatataataataaaacatacaataataaaacatataataataaaacatataatataattaataagtcaataagaaaaattgaatatataaaagaatatttaataGTATCTAATTTAAGACATCCAAATATCTTACAATGTATAGGAAATATATTCGTTGATGACAAGGAGGATTGTG
Above is a genomic segment from Plasmodium reichenowi strain SY57 chromosome 9, whole genome shotgun sequence containing:
- a CDS encoding protein kinase, putative codes for the protein MKVTSKENILLKYKEKDEFIYRQLQNILTSQPFNKILEYENGDIYIGTSRNKKRNGFGYYLYVNMKTIYQGQWNDNTKNGYGTLYNQKEVIYSGEWLNNIPHGFGCNHKDGKLYMGCYKYGFMNGVGILRKKRSLNFCLFEWNKKKCMIRIFKYMDIYLYIYNNDEQILYQEKMDAIFPFYIDKNICKNIHEQVFDKLFGMSDKLMSHLLESMYKKNNKINECVNTQGVLKKYINYDDHLNFLKEIINKTDIFNLRIDDNNIKDDNNIKDDNNIKDDNNIKNDNNNNNNNINDDDNNYDDNHEFHFFNKSSKNKSNMNKRQHDKNNTQSDSSSCYKGTNNFSNMSYSKETLYPHDIIKSKRLFNEKFLFYHTDSCNSDFCTQTDDESDSIMNKHEIKKIKKMKNIIKIKLPTNVGKEEIIKEANYDGFENYEQYKNYEINQKTQNDILRFEMYQQLAQLKINRKKKKEKKRKKEEYYKLFISHYNINSSTSNNLQLVNQKTEHNNNNNNNNNNNNVIINYGVYSKASLFFYENLFIYLKELNKKKKIENIYQWERYHILILLYLFKLNRYIESFSSNKIKGIHFFFILNSKVLKELGINNKEHIFFLMNIINTFNSIHNMYLQVLNQEKLIHNDYKSSCVYHSINKKEVFIIKKCDKSIPPNFFLCYYKNSRVYLKGFTHKKEKYIYKQNEENEQDKQNEQDKQNEQDIQNVQDIQNVQDIQNVQDIQNEQDKKNVQDIQNEQDIQNEQDIQNEQDIQNVQDKQNVQKKLLNINVTWEKGIEKKVDENVQPTYINDECKNEVPDDNTDINICIHVQNNNDYNNLNYNKNNSTDSKKILPSFKNNLLNAAKKLLYNESINETLFNNLKSIKNNFLKLEEEQDEYKSDEQTLGNFENMTNKSLSYQDKKKKIIEQNKIYSPEDNTKTEINYKNDCVINNVKEYKKMNKKKGEKKKHIYNNPIKYKKTYNNKTYNNKTYNNKTYNNKTYNNKTYNNKTYNNKTYNNKTYNIINKSIRKIEYIKEYLIVSNLRHPNILQCIGNIFVDDKEDCGIVFEYIKGKTLYDFIYKKGYNKNEVNDKKVKNDDNNNKNDHKNNHNNNHNNNNHDNVSRRNNMHNNTLRYKEIVKLFFEISSCLYYIHKKNVCHGNINSKNIIITKKGDIKIYNFECSFIESFYDYKMKKNKEQNKRYKNYYDIYNNISLNEQMFLPFPYFTTINNIKDNNLSNLLSFSNNHLYYYYCINEKNDEYYYMAPEVLRQEEYTKKSDIYSFGVIMYEVIFEKAPFEKDISPLFFSIQTCYHPRYINLDTDQLNFLYGNNIFSSLSHSLFMNIIFLIKQCLHPLPTCRPTAKYLSHQFEHLLEIINCYKVL